The Apostichopus japonicus isolate 1M-3 chromosome 14, ASM3797524v1, whole genome shotgun sequence region GGGATCTAGAGTTGCCATGCTGTAGCCAGAATGAACAGTGTACAATCTTCTAACGTCGAGGAAGGCGTTGCTTCCAAGGACCTCCTGTACGTTTCTTCGAGTGATATCTTAAGCAGTGAATCCATTGCATCTGACATTGCTCTATTCAGTTTAGTTTTCTGCCGGTCTAGATCTTTCAACGTAGTCGTGGTTGAGCCAAAAGTATCTTCAAGACATCACAACATTGAAGGAGAACCAGTTTCAAAGTCTCCCGAGCTGATAGGTTCATCCAGTAGTTCAGGGCCAGGGAGTAGACCGCTACAATCAGTTGTGTGTGATTGGTTAAGATCTCAGGGTGTGACAGTGACGAAGAAAAGTCAAAGTCAACTCTCAGAAATTTTAAAGGGCTGCATTCTACCCGCCATCCTTGACTCTCGGGGAAATGTCTGCCGTTGTGGACTCTCTACGGTCCTCAGAAGAATCGTACTACGGACTTCTCAGTCTCAAAGTAGTGAAGATCTGTCTGCTTTACTGGTAATATATGCTTTGTATTGTTAGCAAGATATTGTgtaaagtaagtgggcctgacgtttcctCTTACATCATTCCTCTTTATCATTATACCTacatcccacttctgacaccacgTTATGACTATGGGATTTAAAGTGTACCTACCTAGGACACtgagtggataagcagtttgctaaacagtttttgtgttatttttattttatttagaaagATATTATAATACCCacatcccacttctgacaccatgttTCGACTATGGGATTTAAAGTGTACCTACCTAATTAGACACTGAGTGACAGTCAATCACCAGTTGTGGAATACCAAAAGCTGTCCATATTCACTGCCACCTGATCATATTAATAACTGATTCCAAAGCCATCTAAAGACGTATAAAATTCCAGAGATTGCCCATGAAAATATGGTAATGCATCTCTGCAAAAATTAGTTTAAGTTCCTCTCgtattttcttttaacattACAAGTTCGCAGTGGAAGAGACCCCTTTCTCCTTACCCAGTCAAGCCCTCTTTTTACCCTCTCTTCATGTTCTCCTAAATGAAAACAGGCATGAAAGATAACCAGGATGAAATACCAAATTTGGTAAAGTCTGAAGAATAAAACCACTCAAACTTGATGTATGTAAGCAGTGCAGTGTGGACCAAATAACTAGTGCCCTTTGTTATAAAGTATTAATATTCTAATACACCTTCTGCTACAAACCCCTTCCACTACCCTTGTATGGGAAGAAGAAGAGGATATTAAAGTGTATGGTGtatatttattatgaaaatgatactaCAAACGTTTCCTCAATCTTCTTTTTCGACTCTTCCACCCACTACATGGAGATAAAAAACCTCTTGTAAGTTCCTGCTCCGATACTTTTCTTGTGAAACATGGTTGATTGCATTTCTTCTTGTTTGTTAAACTTGATTTCTCATCATGATGTTaatgttttcacattttcaGGGATTTAGACAGGTTTGCCTCAAAACGTTTGCAGATGGTAACATCTGGGCAAAGTTGGTGGACTTGAATCTGTCTAACGATGTCGCTCGACAGGCGAGGAAAGTTAACAACAGTGAAGTCCCAGaggtaaaagaaaatatgattCCGGAGTCCCTAAAAACCCTGGAAATGAACCTGTCGTCTCCGGTGTCTACGTTTAACCTCCGTCATCAAGAGGAGGCCGCCTCTCGTAAAGAGGGTAGATCAGGGAGGAAGAGTAGCGAAGGATCCGAGGGATTTGTTTCTCGTTACAAAACTGAACATGTGGTTGTAAATAAGAAGACATACAGGAATGCAATCAGGTCCTTCAAGAGAGCGTTAGCTAATGGGGAGATACCTCCAGAGACTACATTCAAAAGTTCAGAGTTCTTCATTCCGTTGGAAAGTTGGAAACGAGAAATGAACAAAGCGGCGAGCGGTAATTCTCTGAGAGACGGTACATCCGAAAATGTCGAAGGCAGATCTGATGATACCCAGGGAGGGTTGCCCCAAGAGAGGGGGACAGCTGTTCAACCTTTAGATGGATCTGTGTCAGAGACTAACGTGCAGCAAAATGTTGGTGAACAACATTCGAAAGTGGAAAATGTCGACAATCGGTACGAAACCGAGGAAGTCGTCAAATCGGTAGCGTCGCAATTTGGCGGAAACGAGTCGAATATCTCGATGACGAATGCCGATAAAGATGACGGTGGAATAGTGGATTCGGAAATCTCTCCAAATTTACGTGACACGATGAATCTTTTGTCTCTGGATACTGACTCGAATGATCAGGCATCCCAGGTCAAAGTTCATGGTAAATTTAGTTCTTTGAGCTCCAAAGAAGCTCATCTAAAACACATGTTTGCCGTAGGTTCTGCTCTAACAATCGTAGATATTGCCCTTTTTATTCCTGTTCATGTGTTCCTGGGGCTTGGCATAGACAACAAGGTAGTACTTCAAAACATGATACCATACATCATCAATTGGTATCAGAGAATGTGGTCACTGGATTCTGTAAAAGAGACTGCTGCCCTCTGTGGTATTCAAGAACTTGTCTTTGATTGTGAAATTAAGTTGAGCATTCCGGATGTCAAGAAACCAGCCACTGTTGACTATGACCATGGAGAGGGTAAATCAAGGTAactataattaaatatgattcaAAGTTCATTTTATGTCACTCTTCTTCTGCTCCTAACTTCCTCCAACCCCTCTATCCCCCTGCCCACCCCTTTCCCACTCTCTTCCTCTTCTCTAGCATTACCTTACAAGTATTGCAAGGACTGTTATATATAGGGCATACAGTAAATTTACCTGTTAAGTGTACATTGTCTACATGACCACaaatttggagagaaaaaaaggaggaaaaaaatacagaatAGCAAGAGAATGGAATGGATAATGTTAAAGGATGACtataggcacaaaattaattgtAATGTATTGAAGACCATTAAAAAGAACTGATATCAGTCCATGTTGTACTTTCTGTcacacttttttaatttttgaggaTTGACCCTTTAAGTGACTGGTTACATCaatcaaagtgactggactatacagtctaatacacagatcAACAAAAAAGGGAAACACAAAAGATTTTTATTTGGCCTCAAATGACACACAATAGGTTAGAAAACTTTCAAGGAGGAATGCTATTGAATATCCCTCCAAGGGTTCTCTTTTATTTAATATGAAGTTAATAAAAATGTggtttggttgagttattatatTTGATGAAACAAAAGGGAATTACATTTAACTTTAAGGCTTGtacaatttagccttaaaggagcagtccCGAGAtgtattttaaaggtgaataacATGAAAAATTTAACAGCTATCGGAACTTTTAATTAACAGCtctcaaaatgttttcattgGTCTATGACGTATCAAGattaaaattctgcctaaagtcgTCCTTTGAATGGGAGATGGAAccattcatcatcatcatcatcacaaaaTAGAGAGTcgtctcttttgcatccgtagGAGGACCTCAGCATTTTAaaacagcattttgcgtttggtcgtagtgtttaaatattcatattatgggcaaggtttattgggatcccaaaggtaaatatcttggagaaaaacaaagttgaaagttgcaaatttttatgCCACTTTTATGCCACcttttgaagtaagatttaatagataagctagtaatgtatgtcgttatggcatagtggagtcagtgagtttgagaaaaatcatagaaaaggacgcaaaatgctgctttaagggcTTTAATTGGTACTTGTCTGTCTGCTGACAGAgtttttatctcaataattgaaaataacttTGAGATAATCTAGTGCTTGATAGCAAaactctttttttgttgttgcaaaaaCATCTTTTGGGCAACTTCTTTTGAAATTTAGTCAATGGGTAATATAGTTGCAAAAGTTAATGtaatagtttttatttttaaatcttatCAGAGACAAAATTTTGAGACATTTTTATTCTCTTATTTTTCGGTGCATAATTAAAGTTCACACCTCATGTCTACCACTTTGTCTAAATGTCAATCACAGAGTTTAACAGTCTTTCACGAACCACTTTAAATTGGTTGCTAACCTTCTAAGAAAGCTTTCAAAACTAGATCTAGAGCAGGGATCTGATCTGGATCTGATCCTCTGCTCAATGAGATTAACTCCATAGTGTGAAAGCTTTCCATTCAGTGGAGATCAGATCCAGAGATTACGATGAAATTACCTGGCTCTCATCGCCTCTGGATGTGCCCTCCATTTTGATATCATGCCAGCGGCCACCCTCTAGGAGGCCTAATTTGTTTTTTTCGATGCCTTAGATGTGTCCTTCTCCATTGTGATTTCTTGGTCAGTGGACACCCCCTTTAAGTGAGTGGCAATTGATAAGCCGACTCTCAGTTTACTGTAGTTCAGAGCGTTATAATGAGAGCCCAATAAATAATGAGTGGAGCTAATATcaattcaatataaatttaacGATGACAGTAGCGTAAGACCAGCAAGATAATAACTTGCATACTCTATCAGTAGATGTCTCAAGTTGGGATCCTAATAAAAGCACTTTTTCATCTCAAGTAATATCGAAGTTGATATTGAAAAGTACACTTTAATACATTGGAATTTGCGAGTGTTTATTGACGATGGGGGGGACGTAAAAATGTCCTTGATTTAAAGTACTGTATTGATAAACAACAGGAATTGTATCCATCAAAGTCACTGTCTGCTGTAGAATATTTAGTCATAAACTTCTCGGACGGAGCTTTCAAAAACAGGTGACGATGATTAAAGATGATTAAGTCATTGACCATCAAATTGCTCACTCGCAAGATTCCAAGGCCAGTTTGGTACAGAAAAAGGGTGAAGAGAAATTATGGTAGAAGAATAGATTAAAGAAATTATCTCAATTCAACTGTTTCATTGGGCAGATCTATATTGtattattataacattgttTAACATTCATGTAATGGTTCTAGAAACACTGGCTCTTGGttgattgttttgtttcaaaagaGAACGTAACAAGCTCTGATCGTCATGGCAACTATATTGTGTCAGGGTGTAATATAGTTTTGAGAAGGAGCatggcatatatacagtatgcccTCAATTGGTAGGCTATTAACTTTGTTTAGAGGGGACAGGGGGATGGGGGCAGAAGGGACAGGGTTATGGGGGCAGAAGGGACAGGGGGATGGGGGCAATGATGGGGCAATGATGGAACATCAGACTTGCAAGTGAGGACAAGATGGCACAAATCTAAATTTTCAAATGGTACCGATGACGACGattatttcatacattttgtgCAAAAGATGAACGGAGAATTATAGACTTCAATTCCGAATCAACATTAAATCTTGAGCATGAAACCTCAATTTGTTCTCATTTTAAATAAGGAaggaattgtttgttttttaacattttgcaggCTTCTAGACTGAGATGTTACACGTAAGTGACGGAATTTGTATTTTGGTATTTCGACTGAGTCAGTATGAAGCGCTGGAATGGGAGAAGTAAATAggtatcataacattttgtgacaTCCAGTAGGCCTGACAAGAGGGGGTTGGGTgtgacatgtgtgtgtgtgttagagGGTACAGTCCCAGGGGATCAATTGGGGGTCTGGGTAAATACGTCATGAAGAATAAGAATAAAGACtaattctcattttttttttcaaagaaaggTGAAGACTTGAGATGTGTCCCCCTGACTCATGATGCTCCTTGACAATGCGTCATAtttgtgattattatttttttttaattatgaagGGCGCACCATGAATGAATGCAGTGAAAGAATATTCTGATCTTGTGACCCAGTTTTATCTCTTTGATGATGTCTTTCATAACTAGGAAAGCTAGAAATCACGCCGTGAAGAGGAAGCTGCCCTCGTTGTTACTCAAACTTGAAGAGACCATCGGCTTCAGTCATCCTGAAGATGTCTTGACAACTGGCATAGACTGGTCAGCCTTGCCTGCAGCGGTCAGCCCTCAGCAAGGTTAGTTCCGATTTGACATGAAAGATGTAGATCAAAGCAAAGTTTTGTATTATTAAATTAAGTATGGTTATTTTTTTAGTACTGTACAAATCATTAATAAAATTCTAAGAATAAAACTGCAGAATTGTATTTCGTTAGTAGGATTGATGAGTCTAGTTCCACTCCAACTGTTGAAGGAAATACCCTCAATTTTGATTCCAAATTTGCTGATGGCTAAAGGAAcctatgcaatggtgatggcgtgtgtgtgtgtgtctgtatgtgACGCTGCTTgtgaacatgatatctcaagaagggtaaCCTTGAGTGAGGTCTTACTTTGAGTGTGGATGtcccatattgagtacaagaaccctattgtttttgtaggaggtgaaaggtcattttggggtcaccagaggtcaaactgtgaaaaccttgtgaaTACGATATCCCAAGAAGGGAAACAGTAATGAATCTGATACTTAGTGTGTGGATGCCCCATATTGAGTTAAAGCAATATTGTTTATGAtagaggtcgaaggtcattttaGGGTTACCAGCTCTAGGTCAAACTgtggaaaacttgtaaacacaatatctcaagaagggtaaCATTAAGATGTATCATATTTAGCTTGTGGATGCCTTATACCAAGTAGATGAACcataaaaaataactatttcCTGTGGCCAAGGAGTCACAAAGCCTTTTGGCTTTCTGGTAAAAAGAAAGTACTCATATGTCATACAAGTTCTGCTGTGATAACTGTTTGCTTCTGAGTGTGATTgcatggaataatttagtgttcaaattttatgtGGCAGTTTTGAAGACTCTGAGTTGTagtctcttataaaatattatggttcctaatttaagaaaaaaaaaacaacacatacATGGTTGAACTTTCTTGAACAAATTACCCAAACATTTTGCATAGCACATCCGTGTCACCAGATGCATTATTAACTGAGATGAGCGAACACTTAATAATAACACAACTTTTGTAAGAGGTGAAAGGAGGTGTGAATTGAAGAGAGTAGTGAGTTTATAATGGAAATGTCTAATGGAAAAGCTAATGGAAATGTCAGACTTGTTGTACACAAGAGTGACAACATTTGACTagttacaatttttattttgaagaaaaatattattctgCGGGTAATCAAAAGACAACAAGGCTGGTTGTGAAGTACATTTTGCGTTGCTGGTGACAGACTGCTGAATATTTAAGTCCTCCTCCTTCTTCAGCATGCACTGTTAACCATGGGTAGAAGGAATACATGAACTGATCTATTACGATGATGGATTCTTAATAGTTCGGAACTTAATAGATCCACTCATTCGTAAAAATTTAACTAgcaataataatcagcagttatctTTACGACACTTAGGCGACCACAAATTTGGGAGAAACCCGTAAGGGCTTAattatggattacaactcaCTTACTTACTTAAgtggggtggcttccaattcaacattttgactCAAATGTTTGGGAACTTTTTCAAttcagaaagtcatttcagatgggaaaactgtagatgggctcttggatgaaaatccCACCTGAATATGACCTGCCCGGGTATCATTATATCTGCTGAtattgcgggcttctcccacattatTTGCGGGGGCGCTTCAGGGTCGTAAAAATAGctgctgattattattgttattattattatagctgTCTTATTCAGTCGAAATGCTATTTAAGCAGATGTTGCATCAATATTCATTAAAGTTTTCTAAGAAACTGGCTAACAATGGTTAGTTGattagaaggggggggggtgtagaagTTGTACATGGAAGGGAGGTAATGGGTGCCAGTTCTAATTGTTCATTGCCATATGGAAGGGTCCATTTTTGTATGGGTATTAaaatatcttttcattttgttattatgtgtgtgtgtgtgttttctacAGGTGAGGTGCCAGCAGACAGGCTTTTGAAAAAACATcaacaaattgaaaatttagTAACCATGGTGATGGCGATAGTACAAGACGGTGACACCATTGTTGATTTCTGTAGTGGAGGTGTAAGTGTTTTTGAACTAATCAAGTATTTAAGTCAAAGTAAgtcttaattattttgtttccaTCACATGATACTATGTTGAGATGAAGCCTTCATGCTGTTCTTATTTTCCCTGTTGtggttttgaaaattgatgttattATAAAATGGTTCACTACAACTATAACAGTTGTTTTTCTTTGGCTCAGGGATATTTTATGTGTTGTATTATGTGATCTGCTGTGACCTTTGACAGAGATACAACTAACCatttggggagggggacggGCGATTTGATCACCGTTAGAAGGTATCTCATAGTcttttgtaaacaatttttttcaatttaggtATGAGGAAAATAGAAACTACAttggtgtaaaaaaaaaatagcattaTGGTGAGAGATGGATTGCTTTAATCTtgattatatttaaataaaaaatgatctcTTTCAAAACTCTATCAGGTGCAGTTGATATGCACTTGAAAGAAAATACTGCTCTAGGCAATGGCAAATAAAACAGAGAAGCAATGGTATGATATCTTGTATAGAATGCTTTGTATTAAACAACTCCCGTAATGAGCTAAATAAAGTCTTGATCTGCTTGTGAGGTACAGTGGTAAAATAGTTGTGACTGGATGTTGCCATTTTTTTCAACCTGTGACCTGTGTGCCTGATGGTCCATGTTTACATTACGGATCAAACAGCGCATTCAGGTTTTCAGCAACTTTCAATCAACTTTTTGGACATTcgtgcatttatatatatatttggacaTGGACTCTTTTATCAGACCCCTCTCTCTCCAGCAGATTTAGTTCTGCAGCCTGTGAGAAGGGTTCAATACCCTATTGTTATGGTGGACCCCTGAAACCTTAGTATATAGGAAGGAAAATTCCTGAAAGTTTGCATACATAGTTCCTACTTGTGTTCCAGGATATTCAAACTTtaaatttctgatttttttccttttcaataaATAATTATGCTATCTGTCGAATTTTTCTTCCATGGGAGTACTGTAGATACATACCAAGTGCACTTAGCTCTGTAAACTCAATTTGTCCCTACTCCTGCTTTAGAAGGAACATGTAACTACTAACTACCcctatccccaccccaccccacccaccctaccccaccccaccccaccatccTCTCCTGTTCTTTTCCCCTCTCTATATTGGTGGTCTAGGAATGTGCGGCATGTCTGCTGAAAGACAATTGCCCGTATTAATTAGCTTAATGGTACAAAGGTTTGATCAAGTTGTAATCAAAACGCAAGTTTCAGGTATGTATGTCCTCACAATATGCCCGGAAATGTTTCTTGTATCAAGCAGACAGGGTACCTTGGTGGTTGGTGGTTTTAGACAAGGTCCATTCTTCCTTCTGTGAATATATCTTCACTTCAAACAAGTTTAGTATATTGTGAGGTTTTCATTCTTTCTCTCTCTGAATGTTTTCCTGTTTAAAAAACACCTTTCCTTTTCCTTTGTTTCTCCATTGTTGTTCTCAGGGTCATGTCGGTATCATTCTAGCCTACTTGTTACCCAAGTGTCCTGTGATCATGATCGAGATCAACGATGAATCCGTACGGAGAGCTCTGCAGCGTGTCAACGCGCTTCAGCTTACCAATGCGTCCCTCTATCAAAGTAATATCGATTACTTTCACAGAGCCTTTGATATCGGGGTGAGCATTTTATCGTTCTCTATCCAAAGTGTGAATCAATGATCACGTCTTATTTTGGTATCCTGTTCGATCGGTATCATCTTGATACTCGTACGTAAAACCTcttgtttcaatatttttggttGTTAATTCATCACGTAAACTGTTTGAAGTTTTGTTATAAATTTCTGGACTACAAGCAATGAGGTTGGGATTTTCaggtttgtacactgtgctgtgggtatcgaccgcagctgtatgtactgactactgtacacttgtgtctaaattaccgatggtagcaagctgtgtgtgtgtatcttctgggatcgatggtggtgactaacacttctgttacaccccaTTCAAatgtaggtcagattaccggcattagacgtttctttttgcacgagtcttcacaccctttaaaacgCGCTCTCAGTGTCACTGGCAGGCTTTGTATTGTGtgtgttaattaattaattaataattaacttCCATCACATATATCATAGGTAAAGGCCACACATCATAGTACTGTGACCTGTGTGGACTGTAtctccaaaaataaaataaagaattgcAACCaaccaaccctccccccccccctcctcccaaaaAAATGCACCTCAAAAAACTCACACATATATGTGTCATATGCCACAAAATGGTTTCAAAACTGTGTTGTACCAGCTGCAAATATTGAATTATCAAAATGCAAGACTACATTCATGTTATTTGCATGAGGCCCAAGACCAGAGTCAATTGAATAAGATTGTCTTAAATAATTCTACACTTCCTTGCTGTACATTGCTGACTACTTCCATAGAATCCCACTTTCTTCCTCCATGTATTTtgacttttgttttgatatgctTAGCATATGTTCTACATCCGCCAAACACACGGTTTCATCTGGAAGTgaaacattatttaaaaaaaacatttgaattaTTACTCAGTTTGTTATCTACTTTTAGCTTGTGTagaagtaagtaagtaagtcaACTTTATTGAATCCCAGAAGGAAATTACATATCTGCGGTGAGcaatacaatgaatgatacaaaatacaaagaacattgatacaatgaatgatacaaaatacaaaaaaacattgataataTACAACAGTTAAATGCAGTCTAAACAAAATATGCACTAACTAGCTCCAACAGCGCAACTAAGTGGaaatgccacccccccccctacctcgTGAAGTTCTTGTTGTGAACACTATAATGGCAGTGCCTATAAACGAAGAACGATGTCTATTTGTGTGTGACGTCAGCGACCTCAATCTACCTCTACGAGCAATGATACAGCTGGTTAGATGATTGTGCAAATGGGTGACTGTGATCTTTCCACATTGACAGCAGCTTGTCTCACAATTGTACACAATTCTCGTAGACCAAGGCCACTGACGGCAGACTTTTCCTAATAATGTTACCAGCACGTTTAATATAAACAACATCCAGAACCTTTATGCTGGTTCTTCCCGCATTACCTCCCCAGGAAGTAATACAATTTAGGTCCAAACACTACAGATAATGGAGTTATAGAAGATGGCGAGAAAATCTGGATTTATATTAAAAGAATTCAGCTTAC contains the following coding sequences:
- the LOC139979609 gene encoding glutathione S-transferase C-terminal domain-containing protein-like, with the translated sequence MNSVQSSNVEEGVASKDLLYVSSSDILSSESIASDIALFSLVFCRSRSFNVVVVEPKVSSRHHNIEGEPVSKSPELIGSSSSSGPGSRPLQSVVCDWLRSQGVTVTKKSQSQLSEILKGCILPAILDSRGNVCRCGLSTVLRRIVLRTSQSQSSEDLSALLGFRQVCLKTFADGNIWAKLVDLNLSNDVARQARKVNNSEVPEVKENMIPESLKTLEMNLSSPVSTFNLRHQEEAASRKEGRSGRKSSEGSEGFVSRYKTEHVVVNKKTYRNAIRSFKRALANGEIPPETTFKSSEFFIPLESWKREMNKAASGNSLRDGTSENVEGRSDDTQGGLPQERGTAVQPLDGSVSETNVQQNVGEQHSKVENVDNRYETEEVVKSVASQFGGNESNISMTNADKDDGGIVDSEISPNLRDTMNLLSLDTDSNDQASQVKVHGKFSSLSSKEAHLKHMFAVGSALTIVDIALFIPVHVFLGLGIDNKVVLQNMIPYIINWYQRMWSLDSVKETAALCGIQELVFDCEIKLSIPDVKKPATVDYDHGEGKSRKARNHAVKRKLPSLLLKLEETIGFSHPEDVLTTGIDWSALPAAVSPQQGEVPADRLLKKHQQIENLVTMVMAIVQDGDTIVDFCSGGGHVGIILAYLLPKCPVIMIEINDESVRRALQRVNALQLTNASLYQSNIDYFHRAFDIGVSLHACGVATDIVIDKCLLSEASLVSSPCCYGSINTTESISYPRSKVFRDIPISSQELLLVAHAAEQTNWDFENENYKRGKLCMSIVDADRSNYIKEHHYQVHLCSLTPATCSPKNNLLVGISENHQQGHCFFQFNGKKIDV